From a region of the Campylobacter showae CSUNSWCD genome:
- a CDS encoding AMIN domain-containing protein translates to MKIGKIWLLALACGLAFGRENPFAPSGDVNASMVSSNVVENLPPFEKQNFKFPADARNFISVTLKYKSLDGSVKEKTVDINKSISWQDEFLLSKIAVPVVVEKPDVSVTKEEPKAAAIDVAPKPTERNMTTQEPLRDIVIKPLEKPQPQKQIIYKQTKFEVYPMQIKILTTDEKLKDYSIGKGAKVVIDFASQTDLNTRKEELDCGAFKTVLFGSHGKFYRVVFDLDGSYKHEIEKTQDGYLLKVSR, encoded by the coding sequence ATGAAAATCGGTAAAATTTGGCTTTTGGCGCTGGCCTGTGGGTTAGCTTTTGGCAGAGAAAATCCTTTTGCGCCCTCGGGCGATGTAAACGCGAGCATGGTTAGTAGCAACGTCGTGGAAAATTTGCCGCCTTTTGAGAAGCAAAATTTCAAATTTCCCGCCGACGCTAGAAACTTCATCTCCGTCACGCTAAAATACAAAAGCCTAGACGGCAGCGTCAAGGAAAAAACCGTAGATATAAACAAAAGCATATCGTGGCAGGACGAGTTTTTGCTAAGCAAGATCGCAGTGCCAGTCGTGGTCGAAAAACCCGACGTCTCAGTCACTAAAGAGGAGCCAAAAGCCGCCGCGATAGACGTCGCGCCAAAGCCTACCGAGCGCAATATGACAACGCAGGAGCCGCTACGAGATATCGTCATAAAGCCGCTTGAAAAGCCGCAACCGCAAAAGCAAATCATCTATAAGCAGACGAAATTTGAGGTCTATCCGATGCAAATCAAGATTCTCACGACCGACGAGAAACTAAAGGACTACTCGATTGGCAAAGGCGCCAAGGTCGTGATAGACTTTGCCTCGCAAACGGACCTAAATACGAGAAAAGAGGAGCTTGACTGCGGCGCGTTTAAAACGGTACTTTTTGGCTCGCACGGCAAATTTTACCGCGTAGTTTTTGACCTCGACGGTAGCTACAAGCACGAGATCGAAAAGACTCAGGACGGATATCTGCTAAAGGTATCTAGATAA
- a CDS encoding FtsB family cell division protein, whose amino-acid sequence MSEVLDEYVEKKPFDFRLFLRFTLIAFCVICFGIYVGNIIFGKRSLDVMLSLQEQKTQLERDVETLKKQNAQLQKAYFELKELEPSSGG is encoded by the coding sequence TTGAGCGAAGTCCTAGACGAATACGTCGAGAAAAAGCCTTTTGATTTCAGGCTTTTTCTCAGATTTACGCTTATAGCGTTTTGCGTGATATGTTTTGGTATCTACGTGGGCAATATAATCTTTGGCAAGCGCTCGCTAGACGTGATGCTAAGCCTGCAAGAGCAAAAAACGCAGCTAGAACGCGACGTCGAAACGCTAAAAAAACAAAACGCCCAGCTGCAAAAGGCGTATTTCGAGCTAAAAGAGCTTGAGCCTAGCAGCGGCGGCTGA